The proteins below are encoded in one region of Gammaproteobacteria bacterium:
- a CDS encoding calcium:proton antiporter — translation MKYPNVVIPVKKVGMGLLQEWPLLVNLATTLVFLIFGQSLLADLSHPVRFTVILTWLLLTMLISAFAVVRHAESLAEKLQEPLGTLVLTLSVTGIEVMIIVATMTTGHGSPTLARDAMFAVIMIVLNGMVGLTLLIGGLKYKEQDYNLQGANSFLAVILPLAVIGLILPNYTSSSPDQTFSPIQAAFLIIVSVALYGVFLTIQNGRHRAYFRVLRPTAESETAKRKWRIVHEIHSVPYHVLLLLAYMAPLVILSRQLAVPIDFTISVLGAPVALAGFLIAILVLAPESFGAVRAALTNDLQRSVNILLGSVLATIGSTIPAVLTFGLLSHKSIILGLEPVDITLLSLTLVLSTMTFSSSHTNVLLGAVHLLLFFAYLLLIFQR, via the coding sequence ATGAAATATCCGAACGTAGTGATCCCCGTCAAAAAAGTGGGCATGGGGCTGCTGCAGGAGTGGCCGCTGCTTGTTAATCTGGCGACCACACTGGTATTCCTCATCTTCGGCCAAAGCCTGCTTGCCGATCTTTCTCATCCGGTACGCTTCACAGTCATACTGACCTGGCTATTACTCACCATGCTTATTTCGGCTTTCGCAGTTGTGAGACATGCAGAAAGCCTGGCGGAGAAACTCCAGGAGCCACTGGGTACATTGGTATTGACGTTGTCCGTTACCGGCATCGAAGTGATGATCATCGTCGCAACAATGACGACCGGACATGGTAGCCCAACGCTGGCACGCGATGCGATGTTTGCGGTAATCATGATCGTACTAAACGGTATGGTCGGACTGACGTTACTGATCGGCGGGTTAAAGTACAAAGAGCAGGACTACAATCTTCAGGGTGCCAATTCCTTCCTGGCGGTCATTTTGCCGCTGGCCGTGATCGGACTTATTCTACCCAACTACACGAGTTCATCACCTGACCAGACATTTTCTCCGATCCAGGCAGCGTTCCTGATAATCGTATCAGTCGCCTTGTATGGTGTCTTTCTTACAATCCAAAACGGACGTCATCGTGCGTACTTTAGAGTATTACGCCCGACAGCGGAATCGGAAACTGCAAAACGGAAGTGGCGGATTGTCCATGAGATTCACTCGGTTCCGTATCATGTATTGCTGCTACTGGCATATATGGCGCCATTGGTGATCCTTTCCCGGCAACTCGCCGTGCCGATTGATTTTACGATTAGCGTATTAGGCGCGCCGGTAGCACTGGCCGGATTCCTGATTGCCATACTGGTACTCGCCCCCGAGTCATTCGGTGCGGTGCGTGCCGCGTTGACAAATGACCTGCAAAGATCTGTTAACATCCTGCTGGGATCGGTGCTCGCCACAATTGGGTCGACGATTCCTGCAGTTCTTACGTTCGGGCTGTTGTCACACAAATCGATTATTCTCGGTCTTGAGCCTGTCGACATCACGTTGCTGTCGTTGACTCTAGTATTAAGCACGATGACGTTTTCGAGCAGTCATACTAACGTACTTCTCGGCGCTGTCCACTTATTGTTGTTTTTCGCCTACCTTCTGCTTATTTTCCAGCGATGA
- a CDS encoding methyltransferase domain-containing protein codes for MKQDRNFDDLSHRFKRKIYDSPKGVIRLEVVWEDLLESLPELQGPPLRILDAGAGMGQIALRLAKLGHEVVLCDHSTEMLQLAKQCFTKELPSANIQFIHAPVQQLHEHIEGQFDLVLFHAVLEWLAEPETTLHTVMRYCRPGAALSLLFYNRHALAYLNLIKGNLRKVAAGEFQGNPHSLTPTHPLDPDEVRRWVEQSGMTIIRKSGVRFFHDMMWPDAREKCSLENIVLLERQLARQEPFASLGRYVHLLARSEVDNVSSR; via the coding sequence ATGAAACAAGATCGTAATTTCGACGACCTGTCACACAGGTTCAAGCGCAAGATCTATGACAGTCCGAAGGGGGTCATCCGTCTCGAAGTGGTGTGGGAAGATCTGTTGGAGTCGCTGCCGGAGTTACAGGGGCCTCCCTTACGTATTCTGGATGCAGGGGCTGGCATGGGGCAAATTGCGCTGCGCCTGGCCAAGCTGGGGCATGAGGTGGTGTTGTGTGACCACTCGACCGAGATGTTGCAGCTAGCAAAGCAGTGTTTCACCAAAGAGCTGCCATCTGCCAACATTCAGTTCATTCACGCCCCTGTGCAGCAGCTGCATGAACATATTGAAGGCCAGTTTGATCTGGTGCTGTTTCACGCGGTACTGGAATGGCTGGCGGAACCAGAAACAACGCTGCATACGGTGATGCGTTACTGTCGTCCTGGCGCGGCGCTGTCGCTGCTGTTCTACAATCGTCACGCGCTGGCCTATCTCAATCTGATCAAGGGTAATCTGCGCAAGGTGGCTGCGGGCGAGTTTCAGGGCAACCCACACAGTCTCACACCAACACACCCGCTCGACCCTGATGAGGTGCGCAGATGGGTGGAACAATCCGGCATGACCATCATCCGCAAAAGTGGCGTGCGTTTTTTCCATGACATGATGTGGCCGGACGCCCGTGAAAAATGTTCTCTCGAAAACATAGTGTTACTGGAACGACAACTGGCGCGGCAGGAGCCGTTTGCTTCACTTGGGCGTTATGTGCATTTGCTGGCACGTAGCGAAGTGGATAACGTTAGCAGCCGTTGA
- a CDS encoding methyl-accepting chemotaxis protein, with translation MTKITIRKLFLVAIGGMAVMIAIRAVLDFSVVNSIDNQVKPFLFKEFPLTQDAYRMQLHVVQVQQWLTDISATRGLDGLNDGFEKAAENAKAFHDEIIEAQGFDPDHAAEYLALEAAFNDYYEKGKKMAEAYVAQGPAGGNVMMGEFDKTAEVLTSRLEPILQRINKQVQEREHAIQVSVDFGKQLAVVIVVIYVAVMILAIVIGYRLLLSPLQQTLTMVRDLSEGESDLSRRLDEKVMGELGQLSHYINNFVSKIQGDVRRVADNIERVTQTSDVMRKSTTTMAEMLGKQQVETDTVATAIEEMASTVQDVARNAVGAAEAARHADEESAKGVAEVKSTIEEIHHLAEEVKRAAVTIKTLEEQSGEIGKVSQVIRDIAEQTNLLALNAAIEAARAGEQGRGFAVVADEVRALAQRTQRSTQEIQAIIENLQTGAQQAVNAMQRGEEKAEHCVEQAERAGKALESITNEVTVINDMNTQIASAAEEQSAVSAEISRNVLNIRMLTEQTSTRGQQLARTGEDLEKVSVNLKTLVSHFKS, from the coding sequence ATGACCAAAATTACGATTCGAAAGCTTTTCTTGGTGGCAATTGGCGGAATGGCGGTGATGATCGCAATCCGCGCTGTTCTGGATTTTAGTGTAGTGAATTCGATAGACAATCAAGTCAAACCTTTTTTATTTAAAGAATTTCCTTTGACTCAGGATGCCTATCGAATGCAGTTGCATGTCGTTCAGGTACAGCAGTGGCTGACGGATATCAGCGCCACCCGTGGCTTAGATGGGTTGAATGATGGTTTTGAAAAGGCCGCGGAAAATGCCAAGGCCTTCCATGACGAAATTATTGAGGCACAAGGTTTCGATCCCGACCATGCTGCAGAATATCTGGCGCTGGAAGCGGCATTCAATGATTACTACGAAAAAGGTAAGAAGATGGCCGAGGCTTACGTGGCTCAGGGGCCAGCCGGTGGTAATGTAATGATGGGTGAGTTTGATAAGACGGCAGAGGTGCTGACCAGCCGTTTGGAGCCTATCCTGCAGCGAATCAACAAGCAAGTTCAAGAACGAGAACACGCGATTCAGGTGTCGGTGGATTTTGGCAAACAACTTGCGGTTGTGATTGTTGTTATTTATGTGGCGGTGATGATTTTAGCAATTGTTATTGGTTATCGTTTGTTGTTGAGTCCATTGCAACAAACGCTAACCATGGTGCGTGATCTATCAGAAGGCGAGAGCGATTTGTCACGCCGTTTGGATGAGAAGGTCATGGGAGAGCTGGGTCAGCTCTCGCATTATATCAATAACTTTGTCTCCAAGATTCAGGGCGATGTACGGCGCGTGGCTGATAATATCGAGCGTGTGACGCAGACCTCCGATGTTATGCGCAAATCAACAACCACCATGGCCGAGATGCTGGGCAAGCAGCAAGTTGAAACCGATACCGTGGCGACCGCGATTGAAGAAATGGCATCTACTGTGCAGGATGTGGCACGTAATGCTGTTGGCGCGGCGGAAGCAGCACGCCATGCCGATGAAGAATCTGCCAAGGGTGTGGCTGAAGTCAAATCCACGATCGAGGAGATACATCATCTTGCAGAGGAAGTGAAGCGCGCCGCTGTGACCATCAAAACTCTGGAAGAGCAAAGCGGTGAAATAGGCAAGGTTTCGCAAGTGATCCGCGATATTGCCGAGCAAACGAATTTGCTGGCATTAAATGCGGCGATCGAAGCGGCGCGTGCCGGTGAACAGGGGCGCGGTTTTGCCGTAGTAGCCGATGAAGTGCGCGCGCTGGCACAACGCACGCAACGCTCGACGCAAGAGATTCAGGCAATCATCGAGAATTTGCAAACGGGAGCACAGCAGGCGGTCAATGCGATGCAGCGTGGTGAAGAGAAGGCAGAGCACTGTGTAGAGCAGGCAGAGCGTGCAGGCAAGGCATTGGAATCGATCACCAATGAAGTGACGGTGATTAATGATATGAACACCCAAATTGCCAGTGCGGCGGAAGAACAAAGTGCGGTATCGGCCGAGATCAGTCGTAATGTGTTGAATATCCGCATGTTGACTGAACAGACCAGTACCCGTGGCCAGCAATTGGCGCGTACCGGTGAGGACCTTGAAAAGGTCAGCGTCAATCTAAAAACTCTGGTGTCGCACTTTAAGTCCTAA
- a CDS encoding efflux RND transporter permease subunit, producing the protein MSEPRLGISGQIARKFLRSEITPLLALVGVLMGLFAVLVTPREEEPQIDVTFANVFVPYPGATATEVEHLVATPAEQVLSEIKGVEHVYSVSRPGLAILTVQFEVGEKRTESIVNLYNQIYSNQDWLPANLGVGQPIVKPKGIDDVPIVALTLWTQDPKRAGYELEQVAHTVEADLKRVPGTRDIYTIGGPDQVVHVLLDPQRMAGYDISFDDLRGSLEAANVTRNAGMVVRNNREIEVQAGTFLTTPQEVESLVVGMYRGATVYLHDVAKIKLGADVPDQSVWFGLGPASHQKMGVGTYPAVTIAVAKQPGVNAATVADQVIARFEQSRGILVPEGVEAKVTRNYGATATDKAMTLIKKLLFATSAVVLLVFFALGKREAFIVGTAVIVTLAMTLFASWAWGFTLNRVSLFALIFSIGILVDDAIVVVENIHRHRQMGSKSLLEAIPAAVDEVGGPTILATLTVIAALLPMAFVTGLMGPYMSPIPINASMGMFISLAVAFVITPWLTYRVLSRAKDHHTHETQTDTRLLALFRRLVAPFLAGEEGKRRRWQMFGVIMVLILIAVSLIGFKLVILKMLPFDNKSEFQVVVDMPEGTSVEQTTRVLQALGDYIATVPEVTDYQLYAGTAAPINFNGLVRQYYLRGGANVGDLQVNLAGKHDRDRKSHEIALAVRAPLQEIGRKFNANVKIVEVPPGPPVQSPLVAEVYGLDYEGQIAVAKQVRGLFEKTADVVDVDDSVEHRAPRLILKIDRQRAALLGISQQTVVTTLAAALGGEDVGYLHGTTVKYPLPLRVELSVANKAQARQLLDLEVRGRDGRQIRLAEIVKIVESEREYTIYHKDLLPVVFVTGDVAGETDSPLYGMFSILGTLKDKPVHGDHPIEQTLLGQPENPYIYSLKWDGEWKVTYETFRDMGIAYGVGMILIYLLVVAQFRSYLVPLIIMAPIPLTVIGVMPGHALLGANFTATSMIGMIALAGIIVRNSILLVDFINQSLASGMSFDEAVIQSGAVRAKPIILTALAAMIGALFILDDPIFNGLAISLIFGILVSTLLTLVVIPVMYYAFMSKN; encoded by the coding sequence ATGTCTGAACCGCGCTTAGGCATTTCCGGCCAGATCGCGCGCAAATTTTTGCGCAGTGAAATTACGCCGCTGCTGGCATTAGTCGGTGTGCTGATGGGCTTATTCGCGGTACTGGTCACGCCACGTGAGGAAGAGCCGCAGATTGATGTCACCTTCGCCAACGTGTTTGTCCCATATCCTGGCGCAACGGCGACGGAAGTTGAGCATTTGGTGGCGACACCTGCGGAGCAGGTGTTGTCCGAGATTAAAGGCGTCGAGCATGTGTATTCGGTATCGCGCCCCGGTTTGGCGATATTGACGGTGCAGTTTGAAGTCGGCGAGAAACGTACTGAGTCCATTGTTAATCTCTATAACCAGATTTATTCCAATCAGGATTGGTTGCCAGCGAATCTCGGTGTCGGCCAGCCGATTGTCAAACCCAAAGGCATTGATGATGTGCCGATTGTGGCGTTGACCTTGTGGACCCAGGATCCCAAGCGCGCGGGTTATGAGTTGGAACAAGTGGCGCATACCGTGGAGGCGGATTTGAAGCGCGTCCCGGGAACACGCGACATTTATACCATCGGTGGCCCAGATCAGGTGGTGCATGTGCTGCTCGATCCGCAACGGATGGCCGGTTACGACATTAGCTTCGACGATCTGCGTGGGAGTCTGGAAGCGGCGAATGTCACGCGTAACGCAGGCATGGTGGTGCGTAATAACCGTGAGATTGAGGTCCAGGCCGGAACATTTTTGACGACACCGCAGGAAGTGGAATCTCTGGTAGTGGGCATGTATCGGGGCGCGACGGTGTATTTGCATGATGTGGCGAAGATCAAGCTCGGAGCAGATGTTCCCGATCAATCAGTTTGGTTTGGACTGGGGCCGGCATCACATCAGAAGATGGGCGTGGGTACGTATCCAGCGGTGACGATTGCCGTCGCAAAACAGCCCGGCGTTAATGCCGCGACGGTCGCTGATCAAGTCATTGCCCGCTTTGAGCAAAGCCGAGGCATTTTAGTGCCAGAGGGTGTGGAAGCCAAGGTGACCCGTAACTATGGTGCCACGGCCACCGACAAGGCGATGACCTTGATCAAGAAATTACTGTTTGCCACCTCGGCAGTCGTATTGTTGGTGTTCTTTGCGCTCGGCAAGCGTGAGGCCTTTATTGTCGGTACGGCGGTGATCGTCACGCTGGCGATGACGCTGTTTGCATCGTGGGCCTGGGGCTTCACCCTGAATCGCGTTTCTCTCTTCGCGCTGATATTTTCCATTGGCATTCTGGTCGATGATGCGATTGTCGTCGTCGAAAACATCCATCGCCATCGGCAGATGGGTAGCAAGAGCCTGTTAGAAGCGATTCCAGCCGCTGTCGATGAAGTTGGCGGGCCGACGATTCTTGCCACACTCACGGTCATCGCTGCCTTGTTGCCGATGGCCTTTGTTACCGGGCTGATGGGGCCGTACATGAGCCCGATTCCGATCAATGCCAGCATGGGCATGTTTATCTCGCTGGCGGTGGCATTTGTGATTACGCCGTGGCTGACCTATCGCGTATTAAGCAGGGCTAAAGATCATCATACGCATGAAACGCAGACCGACACCCGCTTGCTGGCCTTGTTCCGGCGACTGGTGGCGCCATTTCTCGCGGGAGAAGAAGGCAAGCGCCGCCGCTGGCAGATGTTCGGTGTAATCATGGTACTGATCTTGATTGCCGTGAGCCTGATCGGATTCAAACTAGTGATTCTAAAAATGCTGCCCTTCGACAACAAATCAGAATTTCAGGTCGTGGTCGATATGCCGGAAGGCACCAGTGTCGAACAAACAACACGCGTGTTGCAGGCCTTGGGTGATTATATTGCCACAGTGCCGGAAGTGACTGATTATCAGCTATATGCTGGCACTGCGGCGCCGATCAACTTCAACGGCTTGGTGCGGCAGTATTATTTGCGCGGCGGTGCCAATGTCGGCGATCTGCAGGTTAATCTTGCCGGTAAGCATGATCGTGACCGCAAGAGCCATGAGATTGCGTTGGCGGTGCGTGCGCCGTTGCAGGAAATCGGTCGAAAATTCAATGCCAATGTCAAAATCGTCGAAGTACCTCCGGGGCCACCGGTGCAATCACCGCTGGTGGCCGAGGTGTATGGTCTTGATTATGAAGGCCAGATTGCCGTTGCCAAGCAGGTGCGCGGTTTGTTCGAGAAGACCGCAGATGTGGTCGATGTCGATGACAGTGTCGAGCATCGCGCGCCGAGATTGATCTTGAAGATAGATCGCCAGCGCGCCGCATTGCTTGGTATCTCGCAACAAACGGTGGTCACAACGCTGGCCGCAGCGTTGGGTGGAGAGGATGTCGGCTACTTGCATGGCACGACGGTGAAGTATCCGCTGCCATTGCGTGTAGAGTTATCTGTCGCCAACAAAGCGCAGGCACGGCAATTGCTCGACTTGGAAGTGCGTGGCAGAGATGGCCGCCAAATACGGTTGGCAGAGATCGTCAAGATCGTCGAAAGCGAACGTGAATATACGATTTATCACAAAGATTTATTACCAGTCGTATTTGTGACCGGTGATGTCGCGGGCGAAACGGATAGTCCGCTCTATGGCATGTTTTCCATTCTTGGCACACTCAAAGATAAGCCGGTGCATGGTGATCATCCCATCGAGCAGACCTTGCTTGGCCAACCCGAGAATCCTTACATCTACAGCCTGAAATGGGATGGTGAATGGAAAGTTACCTATGAAACCTTCCGCGACATGGGCATCGCCTATGGTGTCGGCATGATCCTGATTTATCTGCTGGTCGTGGCGCAATTTCGTTCGTATCTGGTGCCGCTGATCATCATGGCGCCGATTCCGCTGACAGTCATCGGCGTCATGCCTGGCCATGCCTTGCTCGGTGCCAATTTCACCGCTACGTCGATGATCGGCATGATCGCGCTGGCGGGAATCATTGTCCGCAACTCAATTCTGCTGGTGGATTTTATTAACCAATCACTGGCAAGCGGCATGTCATTCGATGAGGCGGTGATTCAGTCCGGTGCTGTGCGTGCCAAACCGATTATCTTGACGGCGTTGGCAGCAATGATCGGCGCACTGTTTATTCTTGACGATCCCATCTTTAATGGTCTGGCGATATCGCTGATTTTTGGCATCTTGGTTTCCACGCTGCTGACGCTGGTGGTGATACCGGTGATGTATTACGCGTTTATGAGTAAAAATTAG
- a CDS encoding phosphomannomutase — protein MTIENLMQSSGVGFGTSGARGLVTAMTDRVCYAYTVGFLQYLNTMGQLKAGGEIAIAGDLRPSSPRIMRAIGAAITDQGYTTFNGGMIPSPTIAAFGIAHKIPSMMVTGSHIPDDRNGIKFNRCDGEILKDDENGIRQQQIVIPENRFDSQGNFLATEAFHLPAMDNRARNEYVKRYIDFFPQQCLHGKTIALYQHSTVGREIFVDILEALGAKVIRLGFSNTFIPVDTEAVRAEDIELAAKWAKEHPFDAIISADGDADRPLIGDEHGKWLRGDVAGILCARYLGATVVATPVSSNSAVEKCSYFRNVLRTRIGSPYVIAAMQQALTDKQTIVVGYEANGGFLTASDINIDGRTLTALPTRDAILVPLTILMLAQQKNISVSKLTTELPQRFTASDRVKEFPTTLSQKRIAALSHEATQIEDIFGALFGSVKTTNQIDGLRITFNNEEVIHLRPSGNAPEFRCYNEAATEDRALEMNRICMKIIEKWKSEG, from the coding sequence ATCACTATTGAAAACCTTATGCAAAGCAGCGGCGTCGGCTTTGGCACCAGCGGCGCACGCGGCTTGGTCACGGCAATGACCGATCGCGTGTGTTACGCCTACACGGTTGGCTTTCTGCAATATTTAAACACCATGGGTCAATTAAAAGCGGGCGGTGAAATTGCGATAGCTGGTGATCTGCGCCCCAGCAGCCCGCGCATCATGCGCGCCATCGGTGCCGCCATTACTGACCAGGGATATACCACTTTTAACGGCGGTATGATTCCCTCACCCACCATTGCCGCTTTCGGTATCGCGCACAAGATTCCCAGCATGATGGTTACCGGCAGCCACATACCGGATGATCGTAACGGCATTAAGTTCAATCGCTGCGATGGTGAAATACTAAAAGATGACGAAAACGGGATTCGCCAGCAACAGATTGTGATTCCCGAGAATCGATTCGATAGTCAGGGCAATTTTCTGGCCACAGAGGCATTTCACCTGCCAGCCATGGATAACCGCGCCCGTAATGAATACGTCAAACGCTATATCGATTTCTTCCCGCAGCAATGCCTGCACGGAAAAACGATCGCTCTGTATCAGCACTCCACCGTCGGCCGTGAAATCTTTGTCGATATTCTCGAAGCGTTGGGCGCTAAAGTCATTCGTCTTGGTTTTTCCAATACCTTTATTCCGGTCGATACCGAAGCTGTCCGCGCCGAAGATATCGAACTCGCAGCCAAATGGGCCAAAGAACATCCGTTTGACGCCATCATCTCCGCCGATGGCGATGCCGACCGGCCGCTGATTGGAGATGAACACGGCAAATGGCTACGCGGCGATGTTGCCGGGATTCTGTGCGCTCGTTACCTGGGCGCCACCGTGGTTGCCACCCCCGTCAGCAGTAACAGCGCTGTTGAAAAATGCAGCTACTTCCGCAACGTGCTGCGCACACGCATCGGTTCGCCTTATGTCATCGCCGCCATGCAACAGGCGCTTACCGACAAACAGACGATCGTCGTTGGCTACGAAGCCAATGGTGGATTTCTCACCGCATCAGACATTAACATAGATGGGCGAACGCTCACTGCCTTACCCACCCGCGATGCTATTCTGGTACCACTGACCATTTTGATGCTGGCACAGCAGAAAAATATTAGCGTTTCAAAATTAACCACCGAGCTGCCACAACGCTTCACAGCCAGTGATCGGGTAAAGGAATTCCCCACCACACTTAGTCAAAAACGAATCGCGGCGCTCAGTCATGAAGCGACCCAGATTGAAGACATTTTTGGAGCGCTATTTGGCAGCGTAAAAACCACTAATCAAATCGATGGTCTGCGCATCACCTTTAACAACGAAGAAGTTATTCACCTCCGACCTTCAGGTAATGCCCCTGAATTTCGCTGTTACAACGAAGCGGCGACTGAAGATCGCGCCTTGGAGATGAATCGGATTTGCATGAAGATTATTGAAAAATGGAAAAGTGAGGGGTAA
- a CDS encoding PEP-CTERM sorting domain-containing protein, which produces MLLKKILATATVLALSAGFSGAALSAPITVFSTNFDGSLPTEITPGSATLTGVQGFAGLGPAGNQFGGNFLRSATGNTVTLQLNNLPTHDTISLSFLFAAIDSLDGTGTFPAGDFFKIVFDGQTLFSESFANALLSQIQSYVPPAGVELARHQDLGFSGPGSYYTDSAYNFGADPTFANFAHTASSATIEFYIFGPGNQDINDESWAMDNLNVSVTTKKTNLQTVPEPSVLALMGLGLLGMAAARRRVAE; this is translated from the coding sequence ATGTTGTTGAAAAAGATTCTTGCTACGGCAACGGTGCTTGCGCTGAGCGCCGGGTTTTCGGGTGCCGCACTGTCTGCGCCAATCACGGTATTTTCTACGAATTTCGATGGTAGCTTACCGACAGAAATTACTCCGGGTTCAGCAACACTCACGGGTGTTCAGGGGTTTGCCGGACTTGGCCCTGCGGGTAATCAATTTGGCGGAAACTTCTTACGCAGTGCTACCGGTAATACCGTGACGCTGCAGCTGAATAACCTGCCTACTCACGATACGATCAGCCTCTCATTCTTGTTTGCGGCCATTGACTCGCTTGACGGTACTGGTACCTTCCCAGCAGGTGATTTCTTTAAAATCGTATTCGACGGGCAGACGCTGTTCAGCGAATCATTTGCAAATGCACTCTTAAGCCAGATTCAGAGCTATGTTCCGCCTGCTGGCGTGGAGCTGGCGCGACATCAGGATCTTGGTTTTAGTGGCCCCGGCAGTTACTACACCGATAGTGCTTACAACTTCGGTGCCGATCCAACCTTTGCCAACTTTGCACACACGGCTTCATCGGCAACGATCGAATTTTATATTTTTGGGCCAGGCAACCAAGATATCAATGACGAATCATGGGCGATGGATAATTTGAACGTAAGCGTCACCACGAAAAAAACCAATCTGCAAACAGTGCCAGAGCCAAGTGTATTGGCGTTGATGGGCCTTGGGTTGTTAGGAATGGCGGCAGCGCGTCGGCGTGTTGCTGAGTGA
- a CDS encoding efflux RND transporter periplasmic adaptor subunit — translation MLSITRLANALLLGLLPLVGIQAAPLMTAPAVMHDVPDERLFDGVIEAVNQSTVSSQIVGRIAEINYDVDDFVPKGAVILRFHSKEQTARVEQAEAGLKEARALYQEASDEYQRVKDIYAKQLIAKAQVDKADAALKAAKARLDAAEARVSEITVQSEHAVVRAPFAGYVTKRHVEVGETVNVGQPLMTGLSLESLRVVAQIPQAFVKPIRDHGKARVVLENGRSIESEKIRVFPYADEQSHAFKVRVNLVNGDHGLYPGMFVKVAFVTGEESSLLVPASSVVHRSELTAVYVVDTTGKVSLRQIRAGREVGKEVEVLAGLEAGEKVALDPIAAGIQLKQQDAK, via the coding sequence GTGCTTTCAATAACACGACTAGCGAATGCCCTGTTGCTGGGATTGTTGCCACTCGTTGGGATACAAGCAGCGCCCTTGATGACCGCCCCCGCGGTTATGCATGACGTTCCCGATGAACGACTATTTGATGGCGTGATCGAGGCAGTGAACCAATCCACGGTCTCGTCGCAAATTGTTGGCCGTATAGCGGAAATCAATTATGACGTCGATGACTTCGTGCCCAAAGGCGCGGTGATTTTGCGTTTTCATTCAAAGGAACAAACGGCGCGTGTCGAACAGGCGGAGGCCGGTCTTAAAGAGGCGCGGGCGCTGTATCAAGAAGCCAGCGATGAATATCAGCGGGTCAAAGACATTTACGCCAAACAACTCATCGCCAAGGCACAGGTGGATAAAGCCGACGCTGCATTGAAGGCGGCCAAGGCCCGGCTGGATGCCGCCGAGGCCCGGGTCAGCGAAATCACGGTTCAATCCGAACACGCGGTGGTGCGAGCACCATTTGCCGGTTATGTGACCAAGCGCCATGTCGAAGTCGGGGAAACGGTGAATGTCGGCCAACCTTTGATGACTGGCTTATCGCTGGAAAGCCTGCGTGTGGTTGCGCAGATTCCACAGGCATTTGTGAAGCCAATACGCGACCATGGCAAGGCACGCGTTGTATTGGAGAATGGGCGCAGTATTGAAAGCGAAAAGATTCGTGTCTTTCCTTATGCCGATGAACAATCGCACGCGTTCAAGGTGCGTGTGAATCTGGTGAATGGCGATCACGGGCTGTATCCCGGTATGTTTGTGAAAGTGGCCTTTGTCACTGGCGAGGAATCGTCCTTGCTGGTACCCGCAAGCAGTGTTGTTCATCGCAGCGAATTGACCGCTGTATATGTAGTCGACACCACAGGCAAGGTCAGCTTGCGTCAGATCCGCGCCGGTCGGGAAGTGGGGAAGGAAGTTGAAGTATTGGCAGGGCTGGAAGCAGGTGAAAAAGTGGCGCTGGACCCCATCGCCGCCGGTATCCAGTTAAAACAGCAGGATGCCAAATAA
- a CDS encoding CsbD family protein: protein MNWDRIEGNWKQFKGNVKQQWGKLTDDQLDVIAGKRDILAGKIQESYGITKEEAEKQLAAWQARQKEKEVEHSK, encoded by the coding sequence ATGAACTGGGACCGTATTGAAGGTAATTGGAAACAATTCAAGGGTAACGTCAAGCAACAATGGGGCAAGCTTACCGATGATCAGCTTGATGTGATTGCGGGTAAACGCGATATCCTGGCCGGCAAAATTCAGGAATCGTACGGCATCACCAAGGAAGAAGCGGAGAAGCAGCTTGCCGCATGGCAAGCGCGTCAGAAAGAAAAAGAAGTGGAACACTCCAAATGA
- a CDS encoding lmo0937 family membrane protein gives MLETIAVILIVLWLLGLVSSYTMGGLIHILLVIAIVVILIRLIQGRRVV, from the coding sequence ATGTTGGAGACTATTGCAGTCATCTTGATTGTACTATGGCTACTTGGGTTGGTTAGCTCGTACACTATGGGTGGATTAATTCATATTCTTTTAGTCATTGCCATCGTGGTGATTCTGATTCGTCTCATTCAAGGTCGTCGTGTTGTGTAG